From Phycodurus eques isolate BA_2022a chromosome 20, UOR_Pequ_1.1, whole genome shotgun sequence, a single genomic window includes:
- the nedd9 gene encoding enhancer of filamentation 1, which produces MKYKNLMAKALYDNMPESPEELAFRKGEILTVIEQNTGGLEGWWLCSLHGRQGIAPGNRLKLLIGPKFEAQSPVAAAAQLPHQSSGFQQKASSGAQGLYQVPPSLQSPQQQSQQGIYQVPSGQDVYQVPPRSTLAADNTPSKVVTPTRVGQTYTYSPGQHNQQDLYDVPPSRSQGVYDVPPGQMLGSPYPGQHGAARNQDIYDVPPSQADLRTQEQDVYDVPPSSQAVYSVPPCRANPAQQEGTYDFPQPLKQMQEGIYDVPPPAVTKTTQNPQSVYDIPPSMEPAGHHQQQNSNEGIYDVPPTALLSVSPSDVYDIPRGMQLSQHRSLPADRDKGVYDVPAQDSRAVADVTEGVNRLSFSSTGSTRSSMSTSSSSTGTSSEGRLALDVDTAVQRLYRLQQAVEVSVGALHSMAASPHWRTFPFMERHANDVRTVLDRVRAGLGDFVVFGKGAAANATALSDSTLHSKLRRQLGRLEDSQQILLQIYQVLENSSWALNTLASSAASKHHNKSDELDRFVMVSRTVPDDAKQLASTIGNSAELLFRRTHVEGSFSSGSTPDDNMSHPLTSPSSDSDTYGGQTKPFPVPSSQDKDNMNNSEKCVKSWMEDYDYVHLQGKEDFERQQKELLEKENIIKQNQAQLGQEQINQFKKLEQEVIKPVENDMSQWMPHQHSGRTTTTQTETTPSLSASTRTCTRDRQLLGFYSEQCEQHFVTLLSAVDAFFSCLSSGQPPRIFVAHSKFVILSAHKLVFIGDTLSRQATAPEVANRVMNSSNVLCDLLKMVVAATKTAALNYPNTAAIQEMVDRVTDLSHHAQQFKEQLLQMAKW; this is translated from the exons atgaaatacaaa AACCTCATGGCCAAAGCATTGTACGACAACATGCCTGAGTCCCCAGAGGAGCTGGCCTTTCGGAAAGGGGAAATCCTGACCGTCATTGAACAGAACACCGGCGGGTTGGAGGGCTGGTGGCTCTGCTCCCTGCACGGCCGCCAAGGCATCGCCCCCGGCAACCGCCTCAAGCTGCTCATCGGGCCCAAGTTCGAGGCCCAGTCGCCGGTCGCCGCCGCTGCCCAGTTGCCCCACCAGAGCTCGGGCTTCCAGCAGAAGGCCAGCTCGGGGGCCCAGGGGCTGTACCAGGTGCCACCTTCCCTGCAGAGTCCACAGCAGCAGAGCCAGCAGGGCATCTACCAGGTGCCCTCGGGTCAAGATGTCTACCAAGTGCCACCGAGGAGTACGCTAGCTGCCGATAACACACCGAGCAAG GTGGTGACCCCCACCAGAGTGGGACAGACGTACACCTACAGCCCAGGCCAGCACAACCAGCAGGACCTCTATGATGTCCCACCCAGTAGATCACAgggg GTGTATGATGTTCCACCTGGTCAGATGTTAGGATCACCATACCCTGGACAGCATGGAGCTGCACGGAACCAAGATATCTACGACGTGCCCCCGTCTCAAGCGGATCTCAGAACACAAGAACAAGACGTTTATGATGTTCCTCCATCCTCACAAGCG GTCTACTCGGTGCCACCCTGCAGAGCCAACCCTGCCCAGCAGGAAGGCACCTACGATTTCCCGCAACCTCTCAAACAGATGCAGGAGGGCATCTATGACGTCCCGCCGCCCGCCGTCACCAAAACCACACAGAACCCTCAGTCAGTTTATGACATCCCCCCCAGCATGGAGCCCGCCGGCCATCACCAACAACAGAACAGTAACGAGGGCATCTACGACGTACCGCCGACCGCCCTTCTGTCAGTGTCACCTAGCGACGTCTACGACATCCCGAGGGGCATGCAGCTCTCGCAGCACAGAAGCTTGCCCGCCGACCGAGACAAGGGCGTGTACGACGTCCCCGCCCAGGATTCCCGAGCCGTGGCGGACGTGACCGAAGGCGTCAACCGCCTGTCGTTCTCCAGCACGGGCAGCACACGCAGCAGCATgtccacttcctcctcctcgacGGGAACCAGCTCAGAGGGCCGCTTGGCTCTGGATGTGGACACCGCCGTCCAGAGGTTGTACCGTCTGCAGCAGGCAGTGGAGGTCTCGGTCGGGGCTTTGCATTCCATGGCAGCCTCCCCTCACTGGAGGACTTTTCCCTTCATGGAGCGCCACGCCAACGACGTCCGCACAGTGCTGGACAGGGTCCGAGCAGGTCTGGGGGACTTTGTCGTATTCGGAAAAGGGGCCGCGGCGAACGCCACGGCCCTTTCCGACTCCACCCTTCACAGCAAGCTGAGAAGGCAGCTGGGTCGCCTGGAGGACTCGCAACAGATCCTTCTGCAGATCTACCAAGTCTTGGAGAACAGCAGCTGGGCGCTGAACACGTTGGCCTCCTCCGCCGCCAGCAAGCATCACAACAAAAGCGACGAGCTGGACCGTTTCGTCATGGTCTCCAGAACCGTGCCGGACGACGCCAAGCAGCTGGCCTCCACGATAGGCAACAGCGCCGAGCTGCTGTTCAGACGGACGCATGTGGAGGGGTCCTTCTCCAGCGGGAGCACGCCCGACGACAACATGAGCCACCCGCTCACGTCGCCTTCCTCGGACAGCGACACCTACGGGGGGCAAACCAAGCCTTTCCCGGTGCCCTCCAGCCAAGACAAGGACAACATGAACAACAGTGAGAAGTGTGTTAAAAGCTGGATGGAAGACTACGACTACGTACATCTGCAG GGCAAAGAAGACTTTGAGCGTCAACAGAAGGAGCTGCTGGAGAAAGAAAACATCATCAAGCAGAACCAAGCTCAATTGGGCCAGGAGCAG ATCAACCAGTTCAAGAAGCTGGAGCAGGAGGTGATCAAGCCCGTGGAGAACGACATGTCGCAATGGATGCCTCACCAACACTCGGGCAGGACCACTACCACCCAGACAGAGACGACACCGTCGCTGTCCGCCTCCACTCGCACGTGCACGCGGGACCGCCAGCTTCTGGGTTTCTACTCGGAGCAGTGCGAGCAGCACTTCGTCACGCTGCTCAGCGCCGTGGACGCCTTCTTCAGCTGCCTGAGCTCCGGGCAGCCGCCCCGCATCTTCGTAGCGCACAGCAAGTTCGTCATCCTCAGCGCGCACAAATTGGTGTTCATCGGAGACACGCTGTCCCGGCAGGCCACCGCCCCCGAGGTGGCCAACAGGGTGATGAACTCTAGTAACGTGTTGTGTGACTTATTAAAAATGGTGGTTGCGGCCACCAAGACGGCGGCGCTTAACTACCCCAACACGGCCGCCATCCAGGAGATGGTGGACAGAGTCACGGATCTTTCACATCACGCACAACAGTTCAAAGAACAGTTGCTTCAAATGGCTAAATGGTGA